In the genome of Gordonia rubripertincta, one region contains:
- a CDS encoding acyl-CoA dehydrogenase family protein encodes MDFQLSDIHTDLAATVDAMLGKADMPAAARAWAAGDRTAVAKVYSQLADAGISGLLIDESHGGSSAGAVEMVVAVEQLGRHCAPGPIVESVAVLPILLRDADVNGPLQDLAEGRLATCAIAPLQPLAPDADSADVYVVSEGVLSTATVLSTEASVDTTRTLSRVAPDKTLATGIDPSDAVDAGALATAAELLGLGQAMLGLASEYAQSRKQFGRPIGSFQAVKHHLADVAIALEMARPLVHAAALGVDGQVPEDTNVSRDVSAAKVAAADAAHLSARRSLQVLGAIGYTAEHDISLYITKTRALLSAWGSPAVHRRRILETL; translated from the coding sequence ATGGACTTCCAACTCTCCGACATCCACACGGACCTCGCCGCCACCGTCGATGCAATGCTCGGCAAGGCCGACATGCCCGCCGCGGCGCGAGCATGGGCGGCCGGTGACCGGACCGCGGTCGCCAAGGTCTACTCCCAGCTCGCCGACGCCGGGATCAGCGGCCTCCTCATCGACGAATCCCACGGCGGCAGCAGCGCCGGCGCCGTCGAGATGGTCGTCGCCGTCGAACAACTCGGACGTCACTGCGCTCCCGGACCGATCGTGGAAAGCGTTGCCGTCCTGCCGATCCTGCTCCGTGACGCCGACGTGAACGGACCCCTGCAGGATCTCGCCGAGGGGCGGTTGGCGACCTGCGCCATCGCCCCGCTGCAACCGCTCGCACCCGATGCCGACTCGGCCGACGTCTACGTCGTCTCCGAAGGCGTCCTCTCGACGGCCACCGTGCTCAGCACCGAGGCGTCGGTGGACACCACCCGCACTCTCTCGCGGGTGGCGCCGGACAAGACCCTCGCGACCGGCATCGATCCGTCGGACGCCGTCGACGCGGGAGCCCTCGCGACCGCCGCCGAACTCCTCGGACTCGGCCAGGCGATGCTGGGCCTCGCCAGCGAGTATGCACAGTCCCGCAAGCAGTTCGGCCGCCCGATCGGTTCCTTCCAGGCGGTCAAACACCATCTCGCCGACGTGGCGATCGCGCTCGAGATGGCCCGTCCCCTGGTTCATGCCGCGGCGCTGGGCGTCGACGGCCAGGTACCCGAGGACACCAATGTGTCGCGGGACGTGTCGGCGGCAAAGGTCGCGGCGGCCGACGCCGCCCACCTGTCGGCCCGCCGCTCGCTGCAGGTGCTCGGTGCGATCGGTTACACCGCCGAGCACGACATCTCGCTGTACATCACCAAGACCCGCGCGCTCCTGTCCGCCTGGGGCTCACCCGCAGTCCATCGTCGACGCATCCTGGAGACACTGTGA
- a CDS encoding 3'(2'),5'-bisphosphate nucleotidase CysQ yields MTDDRALAGELATAAGELLLDIRKTSGLTGKDLGNAGDAQSNEFLLRRLAEERPDDAVLSEESADDKSRLDAERVWIVDPVDGTREYGTYEPGAGRNDWAVHVALWSATDGLIAGAVALPALGVTYLDDETVVEPTEGLAARPRTGVPRVVVSSSRPPAFAEEVAAAVGGEVLPMGSAGAKAMAVVRGEADAYVHAGGQYEWDSAAPVAVALAKGLWCGRIDGSPLVYNNDDTYLPDLVICRPEYTEAILTVTTEGAGG; encoded by the coding sequence GTGACCGACGACCGAGCACTCGCAGGCGAACTGGCCACCGCGGCAGGAGAACTGCTCCTGGACATCCGCAAGACCAGCGGACTGACCGGCAAGGACCTGGGCAACGCCGGCGATGCGCAATCCAACGAGTTCCTGCTGCGACGCCTCGCCGAGGAGCGGCCCGACGACGCGGTTCTGTCGGAGGAATCGGCGGACGACAAGTCCCGACTGGACGCCGAACGCGTCTGGATCGTCGATCCGGTCGACGGCACTCGCGAGTACGGCACCTATGAGCCGGGAGCGGGCCGAAACGACTGGGCCGTGCACGTCGCGCTGTGGTCGGCAACCGACGGCCTGATCGCGGGGGCAGTGGCGCTTCCGGCTCTCGGCGTGACCTATCTCGACGACGAGACGGTCGTCGAACCCACCGAGGGACTGGCGGCGCGCCCACGCACCGGCGTGCCCCGCGTCGTCGTCAGCTCCTCGCGGCCGCCGGCGTTCGCCGAGGAGGTCGCGGCCGCGGTCGGCGGGGAGGTGCTACCGATGGGATCGGCGGGAGCGAAGGCGATGGCGGTGGTCCGCGGCGAAGCCGATGCGTATGTGCACGCAGGCGGCCAGTACGAGTGGGATTCTGCGGCACCGGTGGCGGTCGCCCTCGCGAAGGGGCTCTGGTGCGGCCGCATCGACGGCTCGCCCCTGGTCTACAACAACGACGACACCTATCTACCCGACCTGGTGATCTGCCGGCCGGAGTACACCGAGGCGATCCTCACCGTCACGACCGAGGGTGCGGGCGGCTGA
- a CDS encoding IclR family transcriptional regulator produces the protein MTPTVGDLSDARQPSRAASPPTSRVVHIVELLAGADQPALTLAEIVRQTSLSRATAHAIVAELTEHGWLSRDPATGKYGIGPGFRTLARSAADADHLDRWAAAAAHDLCGRFTIPYFVARRSSIDAVTLAAHAFPPHLAADSQPHPWLRNGSRIRIRPPICREFVAWDPAEARDAWIAQAAEPTRTRLRMILDVIAERGYSIERMTDDHAAIIDALNSLDTMSENLRSRVGDLLTELSVIDYLPDELDAGTADGVPVVTIGAPIFDHTGRVVAAMVACPNSTLAVADLHSIADATRAAADQISAHLR, from the coding sequence GTGACACCGACCGTAGGCGACCTCTCCGATGCGCGTCAACCGTCGCGTGCCGCGTCGCCACCCACCTCGCGGGTCGTCCACATCGTCGAACTGCTGGCCGGCGCAGATCAGCCGGCACTGACCCTTGCCGAGATTGTCCGGCAGACCTCGCTTTCGCGGGCGACAGCACACGCGATCGTCGCCGAATTGACCGAACACGGCTGGCTGAGCCGCGATCCCGCCACCGGGAAATATGGGATCGGCCCCGGGTTCCGCACCCTCGCACGATCGGCGGCGGACGCCGACCACCTGGACCGATGGGCCGCAGCCGCCGCGCACGACCTGTGCGGACGCTTCACCATCCCGTACTTCGTGGCCCGCCGATCCTCGATCGATGCCGTCACGCTCGCAGCGCACGCCTTTCCGCCGCATCTCGCTGCCGACTCTCAACCGCATCCATGGCTACGCAACGGCAGCCGTATCCGGATCCGTCCGCCGATCTGCCGCGAGTTCGTCGCGTGGGACCCGGCCGAGGCACGCGATGCCTGGATCGCCCAGGCCGCCGAACCCACCCGCACCCGGCTGCGCATGATCCTCGATGTGATCGCCGAGCGCGGCTACTCGATCGAACGGATGACCGATGATCACGCCGCGATCATCGACGCCCTGAACTCCCTGGACACCATGTCGGAGAACCTGCGAAGCCGGGTCGGCGACCTACTGACCGAACTGTCGGTGATCGACTACCTGCCAGACGAGCTCGACGCCGGCACCGCCGACGGCGTCCCGGTGGTGACCATCGGCGCGCCGATCTTCGACCACACGGGGCGAGTCGTCGCCGCGATGGTCGCGTGCCCGAACTCGACCCTGGCCGTCGCGGATCTGCACTCGATCGCCGATGCGACCCGCGCAGCGGCCGACCAGATATCCGCGCATCTGCGATGA
- the cysD gene encoding sulfate adenylyltransferase subunit CysD produces MTSTTEANGGSAGDRQAHRSGRHGYELSHLAALEAESVHIFREVAATFERPGLLFSGGKDSVVMFHLARKAFWPAPVPFPLMHVDTGHNFDEVIEYRDRVVAETGVRLIVSSVQDDIDAGRVVEQTGPGASRNRLQTTALLRGITENRFDAVFGGARRDEEKARAKERVFSFRDGFGAWNPRDQRPELWRLYNGRHSKGEHIRVFPLSNWTELDIWQYIAEESIDLPSIYYAHQREVVPRDGMLLARTRFLEELPGEEVRTETVRFRTVGDATCTGCVLSTADDVSKVIEEIEVTRLTERGATRADDRISESGMEDRKKEGYF; encoded by the coding sequence GTGACGAGCACGACCGAAGCGAACGGCGGCAGCGCCGGCGACCGGCAGGCGCACCGATCGGGCCGGCACGGATACGAGTTGTCGCATCTCGCGGCCCTCGAAGCGGAGTCCGTGCACATCTTCCGCGAGGTCGCGGCCACCTTCGAACGGCCAGGGCTGCTGTTCTCGGGCGGCAAGGACTCGGTGGTGATGTTCCACCTCGCCCGCAAGGCCTTCTGGCCGGCACCGGTCCCGTTCCCGCTGATGCATGTCGACACCGGACACAACTTCGACGAGGTCATCGAGTACCGCGACCGGGTGGTCGCCGAGACCGGCGTCCGGCTGATCGTGAGTTCCGTGCAGGATGACATCGACGCCGGACGAGTCGTCGAACAGACCGGACCCGGTGCCAGCCGCAACCGTCTCCAGACCACCGCGCTGCTCCGCGGGATCACCGAGAACCGTTTCGACGCGGTGTTCGGCGGGGCCCGACGCGACGAGGAGAAGGCGCGCGCGAAGGAACGGGTCTTCAGTTTCCGGGACGGGTTCGGCGCGTGGAACCCGCGCGACCAGCGTCCCGAACTCTGGCGGCTCTACAACGGGCGCCACTCGAAGGGGGAGCACATCCGCGTCTTCCCGCTGTCGAACTGGACCGAACTCGACATCTGGCAGTACATCGCCGAGGAGAGTATCGACCTGCCGTCGATCTACTACGCGCACCAGCGGGAGGTGGTCCCCCGCGACGGCATGTTGCTCGCGAGAACCCGCTTCTTGGAAGAACTCCCGGGTGAGGAGGTGCGGACAGAGACGGTTCGCTTCCGGACCGTCGGCGACGCCACCTGCACCGGTTGTGTCCTGTCGACCGCCGACGACGTGAGCAAGGTGATCGAGGAGATCGAGGTGACCCGGCTGACCGAACGCGGGGCCACGCGCGCCGACGACCGGATCTCCGAGTCGGGCATGGAGGATCGTAAGAAGGAGGGGTACTTCTGA
- the eccA gene encoding type VII secretion AAA-ATPase EccA has protein sequence MADVRKGRALFELGVLSLNIPVDGQEPIDNPAQAAKAFIRATEWDPSLGDAWIGRLACGDKSDEVLLGLYRARVTIGAEQRRLGLPPGTIVGRWDTGLHIEYPAINAVDATAAYASSLIRGADYTGAEEALDAVPPAHRLPIVEFVRAHLHFKTQRWPDVLTSLTRSDRWGDTIMQSVADLMAGTACVHLGMLGEGMRRLQNAVDSPVAGCSISAMYAYGLALREQGHEEKAKAVLEQVYARNPAFTAAAQALQSPSIRLVTTTPEQIAARTDRWDPASVPDRTGTLVSQDGSNGVAGNELVTDAQRELDEQIGLESVKQQVAKLQSAATLARVRADRGLSTSARSLHLAFTGPPGTGKTTVARIVAKIYCGLGFIKSDKVVEATRRDLVGEHLGSTAIKTSALIDSAMDGVLFIDEAYTLIQKGLSGGDAFGREAVDTLLARMEDDRDRLVVIIAGYDSEIDRFLAANDGLASRFARRVRFDSYTPRELSQIGEFIARKRDSVLTPEAVAELELACAPLYRDVREHDGGTRRATDLAGNGRFIRNIVEAAEEEREFRLSSAGDLASLSADDLMRIELDDIRAAISGVLSGLRR, from the coding sequence ATGGCCGATGTCCGCAAGGGGAGGGCACTCTTCGAGCTCGGTGTCCTGTCCTTGAACATCCCGGTCGACGGTCAGGAGCCCATCGACAATCCCGCTCAGGCAGCGAAGGCGTTCATCCGTGCGACCGAGTGGGATCCCTCGCTCGGCGACGCCTGGATCGGGCGGCTCGCCTGTGGGGACAAGAGCGACGAGGTGCTCCTGGGTCTGTACCGCGCACGCGTCACGATCGGCGCCGAACAGCGGCGCCTCGGCCTTCCCCCGGGCACCATCGTCGGTCGCTGGGATACCGGCCTGCACATCGAGTACCCGGCGATCAACGCCGTCGACGCGACCGCCGCCTACGCGTCCAGCCTGATCCGCGGTGCCGACTACACCGGTGCAGAAGAGGCGCTCGATGCGGTGCCGCCGGCCCACCGGCTACCGATCGTGGAGTTCGTTCGCGCTCACCTCCATTTCAAGACCCAGCGGTGGCCCGACGTCCTGACCTCCCTCACCCGCTCGGACCGGTGGGGCGACACCATCATGCAGTCCGTGGCCGACCTGATGGCCGGAACCGCATGCGTGCACCTGGGCATGCTCGGCGAGGGCATGCGCCGCCTGCAGAACGCCGTCGACAGCCCGGTGGCGGGCTGTTCGATCAGCGCGATGTACGCGTACGGCCTGGCTCTCCGCGAACAGGGCCACGAGGAGAAGGCGAAGGCCGTACTCGAGCAGGTCTACGCCCGGAACCCGGCATTCACCGCCGCCGCGCAGGCCCTGCAGTCCCCGTCCATCCGCCTCGTCACCACGACACCCGAGCAGATCGCCGCCCGCACCGACCGCTGGGACCCCGCGTCGGTGCCGGACCGGACCGGGACCCTGGTTTCGCAGGACGGCTCGAACGGCGTCGCCGGGAACGAGCTGGTGACCGACGCCCAGCGCGAACTCGACGAACAGATCGGACTCGAGTCGGTCAAGCAGCAGGTCGCGAAACTGCAGTCGGCCGCCACCCTCGCCCGGGTCCGCGCCGATCGCGGGCTGTCGACATCGGCACGCAGCCTGCACCTGGCCTTCACCGGTCCGCCGGGTACCGGCAAGACGACCGTCGCCCGGATCGTCGCCAAGATCTATTGCGGGCTCGGCTTCATCAAGTCCGACAAGGTCGTGGAGGCGACCCGGCGCGATCTGGTCGGCGAGCATCTCGGTTCCACCGCGATCAAGACCTCGGCCCTCATCGACTCGGCCATGGACGGCGTGCTGTTCATCGACGAGGCATACACCCTCATCCAGAAGGGACTGTCCGGCGGCGACGCGTTCGGTCGCGAGGCCGTCGACACCCTCCTGGCGCGGATGGAGGACGACCGCGATCGCCTGGTCGTGATCATCGCGGGCTACGACTCGGAGATCGACCGCTTCCTCGCCGCCAACGACGGCCTCGCGTCACGGTTCGCCCGCCGCGTCCGCTTCGACTCGTACACTCCGCGGGAGCTCTCGCAGATCGGCGAGTTCATCGCCCGCAAACGCGATTCGGTCCTCACCCCGGAGGCGGTCGCCGAGCTGGAGCTGGCGTGCGCGCCGCTCTACCGCGACGTCCGCGAACACGACGGGGGCACCCGTCGGGCCACCGACCTGGCCGGCAACGGTCGCTTCATCCGCAACATCGTCGAGGCGGCCGAAGAGGAACGCGAATTCCGGCTCAGCTCCGCCGGTGACCTCGCCTCCCTGTCCGCCGACGACCTGATGCGTATCGAACTCGACGACATCCGGGCGGCCATCTCCGGGGTGCTGTCCGGGCTCAGGCGCTAG
- a CDS encoding enoyl-CoA hydratase, with protein MSDAAIPPALGPDDLGPDTSPVAYEVGGPEGAVAYVTLNRPEYRNAQNSVMTYSLDAAFRKAVEDTAVKVIVLRANGKHFSAGHDIGTPERDFDTYYENAAVLHWDHTDKTGADQRLAREMEVYMGMCRRWRDIPKPLIAQIHGACIAGGLMLAWVCDFIVASDDAFFSDPVARMGIPGVEYFAHAYALGTRRAKEILFTGERFTATQAADWGMVNHVVPRDQLETKVDEIVEKAVTMPMQGLFLSKKAVNICEDQMGLRNSMDSVFGWHHFAHSANAEAPGGDSLGGMDAKSMKASAGPGSGS; from the coding sequence ATGAGTGATGCCGCCATCCCGCCCGCACTCGGCCCCGACGATCTCGGCCCGGACACCTCTCCGGTCGCCTACGAGGTCGGCGGTCCCGAAGGTGCCGTCGCCTACGTGACACTGAATCGCCCCGAATATCGCAACGCCCAGAACTCGGTCATGACGTATTCGCTCGACGCCGCCTTCCGCAAGGCCGTCGAGGACACGGCCGTGAAGGTCATCGTCCTGCGCGCGAACGGCAAGCATTTCTCGGCCGGCCACGACATCGGCACCCCGGAGCGCGACTTCGACACCTACTACGAGAACGCCGCGGTCCTGCACTGGGATCACACCGACAAGACCGGCGCCGATCAGCGTCTCGCCCGCGAGATGGAGGTGTACATGGGGATGTGCCGCCGCTGGCGCGACATCCCCAAGCCGCTGATCGCCCAGATCCACGGCGCCTGCATCGCCGGCGGCCTCATGCTGGCCTGGGTCTGCGACTTCATCGTCGCCTCCGACGACGCGTTCTTCTCCGATCCGGTTGCACGCATGGGTATCCCGGGCGTCGAGTACTTCGCGCACGCCTACGCGCTGGGTACCCGGCGGGCGAAGGAGATCCTGTTCACCGGTGAGCGCTTCACCGCCACGCAGGCCGCCGACTGGGGCATGGTCAACCACGTCGTGCCGCGAGATCAGCTGGAGACCAAGGTGGACGAGATCGTCGAGAAGGCGGTCACCATGCCGATGCAGGGGCTGTTCCTCAGCAAGAAGGCCGTCAACATCTGCGAGGACCAGATGGGGCTCCGCAATTCGATGGACTCGGTCTTCGGCTGGCACCACTTCGCGCACTCGGCCAATGCCGAGGCGCCGGGCGGAGATTCGCTCGGCGGGATGGATGCCAAGTCGATGAAGGCATCCGCCGGACCGGGATCGGGTAGCTGA
- the cysC gene encoding adenylyl-sulfate kinase yields MSGVNAAGGATEMLRLATAGSVDDGKSTLIGRLLYDSKAIFTDQLESIERTSAERGDEYANLALLTDGLRAEREQGITIDVAYRYFATPRRKFIIADTPGHVQYTRNMVTGASTADLAMILIDARKGVLEQTRRHAFLSTLLGIPHLTVCVNKMDLVDWSQERFDEICADFIDFAAKLNVVDLTFIPMSALRGDNVVEQSTAMPWYEGRPLLNHLEHVYIASDRNLIDARLPVQYVIRPQRSDGADHRAYAGTVAGGVFTKGDEVVVLPSGFSTTITEIWGPGGVGVDEAFASMAVSVELADEIDIVRGDMLARPNNRPYVGRDIDAMVCWFAEDADLRSHNRYQLLCGTRLTRAQITGLNYRLDVNSLHRDENAESLSLNEIGRVTLRTQEPVMFDSYRRNRDTGSFILIDEATNRTVGAGMITAPVSRDSHIVWQAGKVTREHRAHRGATIWLTGLSGSGKSSLAVELERRFVAEGRPAYLMDGDNLRHGLNSDLGFSDDDRRENIRRTSEVAALFADSGAVAIVSLISPFAEERQRAREIHAQRGLPFYEIFVDTPIEECERRDPKGLYGKARRGEISQFTGIDSPYERPEHAELVITPDDGAPVDVADMVLRDLGL; encoded by the coding sequence ATGAGCGGGGTCAATGCTGCCGGGGGTGCCACCGAGATGTTGCGGCTCGCGACCGCTGGTTCCGTCGACGACGGCAAGTCGACACTGATCGGCCGGTTGCTGTACGACTCGAAGGCGATCTTCACCGATCAGCTCGAGTCGATCGAGCGGACCAGCGCGGAGCGAGGTGACGAGTACGCCAACCTCGCGCTGCTCACCGACGGTCTGCGGGCCGAGCGCGAGCAGGGCATCACGATCGACGTGGCGTACCGCTATTTCGCCACTCCCAGGCGGAAATTCATCATCGCCGACACCCCGGGTCACGTGCAGTACACCCGCAACATGGTGACCGGGGCGTCGACCGCGGACCTGGCGATGATCCTCATCGACGCCCGCAAGGGCGTGCTGGAACAGACGCGGCGACACGCGTTCCTCTCGACGCTGCTGGGGATTCCGCACCTGACGGTCTGCGTCAACAAGATGGATCTCGTCGACTGGTCACAGGAACGATTCGACGAGATCTGCGCCGACTTCATCGATTTCGCGGCCAAGCTGAACGTCGTCGATCTGACCTTCATCCCGATGTCGGCGCTACGTGGTGACAACGTCGTCGAACAATCCACCGCGATGCCGTGGTATGAGGGCCGGCCGCTGCTCAACCACCTCGAGCACGTCTACATCGCCTCCGACCGCAACCTCATCGATGCGCGCCTGCCGGTGCAGTACGTCATCCGCCCGCAGCGCAGCGACGGCGCCGACCACCGCGCCTATGCGGGCACGGTCGCCGGCGGCGTGTTCACCAAGGGCGACGAGGTCGTGGTGCTGCCAAGCGGTTTCAGTACCACCATCACCGAGATCTGGGGACCGGGCGGTGTCGGGGTCGACGAGGCCTTCGCGTCGATGGCGGTGTCGGTGGAACTCGCCGACGAGATCGACATCGTCCGTGGAGACATGCTGGCCCGCCCCAACAACCGACCCTACGTCGGTCGCGACATCGACGCGATGGTGTGCTGGTTCGCCGAGGACGCGGACCTGCGCTCGCACAACCGTTATCAGCTCCTGTGCGGAACGCGGCTGACCCGCGCGCAGATCACGGGTCTCAACTACCGGCTGGACGTGAACTCGCTGCACCGCGACGAGAACGCCGAGTCGTTGTCGCTCAACGAGATCGGCCGGGTGACCCTGCGCACGCAGGAGCCGGTCATGTTCGACTCGTACCGGCGCAACCGCGACACCGGGAGCTTCATCCTCATCGACGAGGCCACGAACCGCACCGTGGGCGCGGGCATGATCACCGCGCCGGTCAGCCGCGACAGCCACATCGTCTGGCAGGCCGGCAAGGTCACTCGCGAACATCGGGCACACCGCGGTGCCACCATCTGGCTGACCGGGCTGTCCGGGTCGGGAAAGTCGTCGCTCGCCGTCGAACTCGAACGGCGGTTCGTGGCGGAGGGGAGACCCGCGTATCTGATGGATGGGGACAACCTGCGCCACGGACTCAACTCCGACCTGGGTTTCTCCGACGACGACCGCCGCGAGAACATCCGTCGGACGAGTGAGGTGGCGGCACTGTTCGCCGACTCGGGCGCGGTCGCGATCGTGTCACTGATCAGTCCCTTCGCCGAGGAACGTCAGCGTGCCCGCGAGATCCACGCCCAGCGGGGGCTGCCGTTCTACGAGATCTTCGTCGACACCCCGATCGAGGAGTGTGAGCGTCGGGACCCGAAGGGGCTGTACGGCAAGGCCCGCCGGGGCGAGATCAGCCAGTTCACCGGCATCGACTCGCCCTACGAACGTCCGGAACACGCCGAACTCGTCATCACCCCCGACGACGGTGCGCCCGTTGACGTCGCCGACATGGTTCTCCGTGACCTGGGGCTCTAG
- a CDS encoding acyl-CoA dehydrogenase family protein, producing MTTETLAISAEEREALAEAVRDLLRRRGDTASVRKAMASTGRVDRGLWETLCTEIGVAALPIPEDAGGAGASWAELAAVLEELGATLSPVPAFGSSVLATGAILLAQDDDAASQLLPALAAGEQTAALCWAGERGWDTPGVHADAGLLSGTAHFVVDAESADTFLVLASGPGEPVTLHSVAADAAGVTVSPLPLLDPTRALASVRFDEVASTAIPTPADLAARLRTLGWALLSAEQVGGAQRALDLTVEYTKSRKQFGRTIGSFQALKHRMADMYVLVETARSISRAAVAAVAVDDPEASELALAAHVYCSDAYRRITGEAIQLHGGIGITWEHDIQLYFKRAQASSQLLGAPHRAVAEAAARLG from the coding sequence GTGACCACCGAGACGCTCGCGATCTCCGCCGAGGAACGTGAGGCACTTGCCGAGGCGGTGCGCGATCTGCTGCGACGCCGGGGTGACACCGCCTCGGTGCGCAAGGCCATGGCCTCGACCGGCCGCGTCGATCGCGGCCTGTGGGAGACGCTGTGCACCGAGATCGGCGTCGCAGCGCTCCCCATCCCGGAGGACGCCGGCGGTGCCGGGGCATCGTGGGCCGAATTGGCCGCTGTGCTCGAGGAACTCGGCGCGACCCTGAGTCCGGTGCCCGCCTTCGGATCGTCGGTGCTGGCGACCGGCGCGATCCTGCTGGCGCAGGACGACGACGCCGCGTCGCAGCTGCTTCCCGCACTGGCTGCTGGTGAGCAGACGGCCGCCCTGTGTTGGGCCGGCGAACGCGGCTGGGACACCCCGGGTGTGCATGCCGACGCCGGCTTGCTCTCCGGCACCGCGCACTTCGTCGTCGATGCCGAATCCGCGGACACCTTCCTGGTGTTGGCGTCGGGGCCCGGTGAACCCGTCACGTTGCACTCGGTCGCCGCTGATGCCGCCGGCGTCACGGTGTCACCGCTGCCGCTCCTCGATCCGACGCGTGCGCTGGCCTCGGTGCGGTTCGACGAGGTCGCGTCCACCGCGATCCCCACACCTGCCGACCTCGCCGCACGCCTGCGGACGCTGGGGTGGGCGCTGCTCTCCGCCGAGCAGGTCGGCGGTGCCCAACGCGCCCTCGACCTCACCGTTGAGTACACCAAGTCGCGCAAACAGTTCGGTCGCACGATCGGCTCGTTCCAGGCGCTCAAGCACCGCATGGCCGACATGTATGTGCTCGTCGAAACCGCTCGTTCGATCTCGCGTGCGGCGGTCGCCGCGGTCGCCGTCGACGACCCCGAGGCGTCCGAACTGGCCCTCGCCGCACACGTGTACTGCTCGGATGCCTACCGGCGCATCACCGGCGAGGCCATCCAGTTGCACGGCGGCATCGGCATCACCTGGGAGCACGACATCCAGCTGTACTTCAAGCGCGCACAGGCGTCGTCGCAGCTCCTGGGTGCACCGCATCGCGCTGTCGCCGAAGCCGCCGCCCGCCTAGGCTGA
- a CDS encoding acyl-CoA dehydrogenase family protein, with amino-acid sequence MDLFFDDAAEQFRAEVRSWLAEHVPREPLPSMDTAEGFEAHREWERTMAADRMSVVSWPEEYGGRDAPLLHWVIFEEEYYRSGAPGRVSQNGIFLLAPTLFEHANPAQLERIMPRMARADDIWGQAWSEPEAGSDLASLRSTAVRTDGGWLLNGQKTWSSRSSFADRAFGLFRTDKEAQRHKGLTYFMFDLHAEGVTVRPIAQLDGEAGFAELFLENVFVPDDPANPGESGVIGDVDNGWRVAMSTAANERGLSLRAPGRFLATTDRLVELWRSKRDEVPSTANTDARVADAWIGARAYELSTWQTVSRLSAGGQLGMESSINKVFWSQWDIAAHETALDLQGPDAELDDAWMDGYLFSLSGPIYAGTNEIQRNVIAERLLGLPRGDR; translated from the coding sequence ATGGACCTTTTCTTCGACGACGCGGCCGAGCAGTTCCGGGCCGAGGTCCGCTCCTGGCTGGCCGAACACGTTCCGCGCGAACCCCTCCCGTCCATGGACACCGCGGAGGGCTTCGAGGCCCACCGCGAGTGGGAACGCACGATGGCCGCCGACCGCATGTCGGTCGTCAGCTGGCCCGAGGAGTACGGCGGCCGCGACGCTCCCCTTCTCCACTGGGTGATCTTCGAGGAGGAGTACTACCGGTCCGGCGCGCCGGGCCGCGTCAGCCAGAACGGCATCTTCCTGCTCGCACCGACCCTCTTCGAACACGCGAATCCCGCTCAGCTGGAACGCATCATGCCGCGGATGGCCCGCGCCGACGACATCTGGGGCCAGGCGTGGAGCGAGCCGGAGGCGGGCAGCGATCTCGCCTCGCTCCGATCCACCGCGGTCCGCACCGACGGCGGTTGGCTGCTGAACGGTCAGAAGACGTGGAGTTCCCGGTCGAGTTTCGCCGACCGCGCCTTCGGTCTGTTCCGCACCGACAAGGAGGCCCAGCGCCACAAGGGGCTGACCTACTTCATGTTCGACCTGCATGCCGAGGGCGTCACCGTACGGCCGATCGCACAGCTCGACGGGGAGGCCGGATTCGCAGAACTGTTCCTGGAGAACGTCTTCGTGCCCGACGACCCGGCGAACCCCGGCGAGTCGGGGGTCATCGGCGACGTCGACAACGGCTGGCGGGTGGCGATGAGCACCGCGGCCAACGAACGTGGACTCTCCCTCCGGGCCCCCGGCCGCTTCCTCGCCACCACCGACCGCCTCGTCGAACTGTGGCGGTCGAAGCGCGACGAGGTGCCCTCGACGGCCAACACCGACGCGCGGGTCGCCGACGCCTGGATCGGGGCGCGGGCCTACGAGCTGTCGACCTGGCAGACCGTCAGCCGACTTTCCGCCGGTGGACAACTCGGTATGGAGTCCTCGATCAACAAGGTCTTCTGGTCGCAGTGGGACATCGCCGCCCACGAGACCGCCCTGGATCTGCAGGGTCCGGACGCCGAACTCGACGACGCCTGGATGGACGGTTACCTGTTCTCCCTGTCCGGCCCGATCTACGCCGGCACCAACGAGATCCAACGCAATGTCATCGCCGAGCGACTCCTCGGCCTTCCTCGTGGAGATCGCTGA